The Nostoc cf. commune SO-36 genomic sequence TGCGCGAACGCCAACGCTGGCAATGACTGTAATTAATTTTGCGTAGTTACTTATGCTTAGTGAATAAGTTGCGCTCGCCTACGGCAGGCGTTTACGCCATCGCATTAATTGTCTGTCTTGCTGGTTTGACTGTCGAGCAAGTTCAACAATTACAGGCTTAAACGAACGATAATCAAGCTGGATGACATAAGGGGCGGGGAAGCCTCATCTCTACAAATGCATCTCTTCTATTGGTTTTTGAAATTGGTATAATACATATCCAAGCTTTATTATGTAGAAATCGAATACTCTAGGGAACGTGGATTATCGATTTTTTTGGAAGCGTCTAATATTTCTAGGGCGATAATATTTCCATCTTCGTCGTAATCTAAAATTACCCCTGGCTTTTCTTCGTCACTATCTTCTATGGGTACATCACTCAATATAATTCTTAATATATCTACTTCTGGGTCATAGGTAATTTTCATATTATCTCCAGTATTTTTCAATCTTACTAGTTTTATATACGGTTATTACAACTGCCGGGTCAATATCATCTACTACGATAACGCGCAGTAAGAATGTTTTCCCACTACCAAAGTCAATTTTTGACTGGTAGACTTTTCTACCTTCTTTTTCTGACACTACTTGTCCAGGAGCATTGAGAACGGATTCAACTACAGCTTTAGATATATTTCTTCGCTCCATTTCTGTCTGTGCATGACGAGAAATTATATACTTCATTTTTAGCTGTTTGCTTATCAAGTATGGTGTGATTTAGGCAAAAGATAAATACTAATTGCTTTAGGGCTATCTATGGTTCATGGAATATTTTTTTACTTGGAAGTCCCTAACCCGAAAGAAACCCTGTCTACTTAATAGTTAGTACAAATTAAAACTAAGTA encodes the following:
- a CDS encoding DUF4258 domain-containing protein → MKYIISRHAQTEMERRNISKAVVESVLNAPGQVVSEKEGRKVYQSKIDFGSGKTFLLRVIVVDDIDPAVVITVYKTSKIEKYWR
- a CDS encoding DUF2283 domain-containing protein, producing the protein MKITYDPEVDILRIILSDVPIEDSDEEKPGVILDYDEDGNIIALEILDASKKIDNPRSLEYSIST